The Streptomyces sp. HSG2 genome has a segment encoding these proteins:
- a CDS encoding flavin reductase family protein, producing MPLSAPDRSANGTRASVSPERLREVAGHHPTGVALVTAPAPSPGQAPPAMIVGTFTSVSLHPPLVGFLPARTSTSWPRIRAAGQFCVNVLAADQKDVCRAFAAADPGRWEVPHETAETGSPALCEALAWFDCELAGEVEAGDHWFVTGAVRDLGVRRIGSPLVFLNGGYGRTVRLEPAAPPGDGTRGGASS from the coding sequence GTGCCGCTTTCCGCCCCCGACCGCTCCGCGAACGGCACTCGCGCATCGGTGAGTCCCGAACGGCTCCGTGAGGTGGCCGGCCACCACCCCACCGGCGTGGCCCTCGTCACCGCTCCCGCCCCGTCTCCCGGTCAGGCACCGCCCGCCATGATCGTCGGAACCTTCACTTCCGTCTCCTTGCACCCTCCACTGGTGGGCTTCCTTCCGGCGCGAACGTCCACGAGTTGGCCGAGAATTCGAGCTGCCGGGCAGTTCTGCGTCAACGTGCTCGCCGCGGACCAGAAGGACGTCTGTCGTGCCTTCGCGGCCGCCGACCCCGGCCGCTGGGAGGTGCCGCACGAGACCGCGGAGACAGGTTCCCCCGCATTGTGCGAGGCGCTGGCCTGGTTCGACTGCGAGCTGGCCGGCGAGGTGGAGGCGGGCGACCACTGGTTCGTCACCGGAGCCGTCCGTGACCTGGGGGTCCGTCGGATCGGAAGCCCGCTGGTCTTCCTGAACGGCGGCTACGGCCGCACCGTTCGACTCGAACCCGCCGCACCGCCCGGGGACGGGACGCGAGGCGGGGCCTCCTCCTGA
- a CDS encoding GMC oxidoreductase has product MLRYMTSYLTRRHLLGVGAFQAAAALGLTRFGLAPAAHSVTTPSRPGGAASEYTPALVIGSGYGAAVTALRLGEAGVPTLVLEMGRLWDAPASDGKVFCSTGSPDHRSMWFRSRTEAPLAQFLWLDVVNTDITPYPGVLDRVHFDHMSVFVGRGVGGGSLVNGGMAVVPERDHLEEILPEVDADALYTRHFPLAHRMLGVNSVDPAWFESTEWYRFSRTSREHAARTGLRTVFVPNVYDFDYMRREAAGQVERSALAGEVIYGNNHGKRTLDKTYLAAALGTGNVVVQTLHRARGLRRQPDGTYVVTADLLDLSGRVTGTREIGCGRLFLGAGSLGSTELLLRARDRGDLPDLPEELGAGWGTNGNVMTARANHIWDTVGARQATMPVLGIDDRSDPDNPVFAEIAPLPMGFEHWISLYLAITRNPERGTLVHDPATDGVRLRWTASQNEPSVESAKRLFDRINLRNATIYRYDLFGGNRSFADDFTYHPLGGCVLGAATDSHGRVRGAPGVYVNDGALIPGALGVNPFLTITALAERNIERVLAEDFAT; this is encoded by the coding sequence ATGCTGCGCTACATGACCTCATATCTGACGCGCCGTCACCTGCTGGGTGTCGGCGCCTTCCAGGCGGCGGCAGCGCTCGGACTCACCCGGTTCGGTCTCGCGCCCGCCGCCCACTCCGTCACCACGCCCTCGCGGCCCGGCGGCGCGGCGTCCGAGTACACACCGGCCCTCGTCATCGGCTCCGGCTACGGCGCGGCCGTCACCGCGCTGCGCCTCGGTGAGGCCGGGGTGCCCACCCTCGTGCTGGAGATGGGGCGGCTCTGGGACGCCCCAGCCTCCGACGGAAAGGTCTTCTGTTCAACCGGCTCCCCGGACCATCGATCGATGTGGTTCCGGAGCCGCACCGAGGCCCCGCTCGCCCAGTTCCTGTGGCTGGACGTGGTGAACACGGACATCACCCCGTACCCCGGTGTCCTCGACCGCGTCCACTTCGACCACATGTCGGTGTTCGTGGGACGCGGAGTCGGCGGCGGCTCCCTGGTGAACGGGGGGATGGCCGTCGTGCCCGAGCGCGACCACCTGGAGGAGATCCTGCCGGAGGTCGACGCGGACGCCCTCTACACCCGGCACTTCCCCTTGGCTCATCGGATGCTGGGCGTCAACTCCGTCGACCCGGCGTGGTTCGAGTCCACAGAGTGGTACCGCTTCTCCCGAACGTCCCGCGAGCACGCCGCGAGAACGGGACTGCGGACCGTCTTCGTCCCGAACGTCTACGACTTCGACTACATGCGGCGGGAGGCCGCGGGCCAGGTCGAGCGGTCGGCGCTCGCCGGGGAGGTCATCTACGGGAACAACCACGGCAAACGCACGCTCGACAAGACCTACCTCGCCGCCGCACTCGGCACCGGGAACGTCGTGGTCCAGACGCTGCATCGGGCGCGAGGACTGCGGCGGCAGCCGGACGGCACGTACGTCGTCACCGCGGATCTTCTCGACCTCTCCGGCCGGGTCACGGGAACCAGGGAGATCGGCTGCGGCCGACTGTTCCTGGGAGCCGGGAGCCTCGGCTCCACGGAGCTGCTGCTCCGCGCTCGGGACCGAGGCGATCTTCCCGACCTCCCGGAGGAACTGGGAGCCGGCTGGGGCACCAACGGCAACGTCATGACCGCCCGGGCCAATCACATCTGGGACACCGTCGGAGCGCGCCAGGCGACGATGCCCGTGCTCGGCATCGACGACCGGTCCGATCCCGACAACCCGGTCTTCGCCGAGATCGCGCCCCTGCCCATGGGCTTCGAACACTGGATCAGCCTCTACCTGGCCATCACCCGGAACCCCGAGCGTGGCACGCTCGTCCACGACCCCGCGACGGACGGGGTCCGACTGCGGTGGACCGCGTCGCAGAACGAGCCTTCCGTCGAGTCCGCCAAGAGGCTCTTCGACCGAATCAACCTCCGGAACGCCACGATCTACCGGTACGACCTGTTCGGCGGCAACCGGAGCTTCGCCGACGACTTCACCTACCACCCCCTTGGGGGGTGCGTCCTCGGGGCGGCGACCGATTCCCACGGCCGGGTCCGCGGGGCTCCGGGTGTGTACGTCAACGACGGCGCGCTGATACCGGGGGCCCTCGGCGTCAATCCGTTTCTCACCATCACCGCACTCGCCGAACGCAACATCGAACGCGTCCTGGCCGAGGACTTCGCCACCTGA
- a CDS encoding VanZ family protein — MFRTYLLPVQAAVALFPAIALLIMVPAAVHGYRRRGRAGGWPVLVFYSFVFYLLAALSQTVMPLPARTAAHCSTARYAESPQLQLLDFHTRIATASGGDWSAGTLAGLAVTWTTLLNLALLFPLGVYLRYYLRRGLPTSIALAFATTLFFETTQYTGLWFVYACPYRQFNVDDLALNTSGAVLGWFVAGPLARVLPANDPDRERVRHGDRVTLTRRLSAVVTDLAGWLISWVVVTGLLAVATDAATGRRHAFAVGSALGLVWFWLVPAVLAASPGQRAVLLRVVRPDGRPAGFARATVRAWVAYAPLASIWLCAAQYTRDALLPAPVAGSLPYVTAAAVVVFWGPPLANASIGRGKPAPHERWSGTATVAVLPPLPQAGRGDPPRVAGRDRPVAAGPSQSDTAAGSGDLPTPDGPARSAGGRPRGGESDRDAETPPGPEAGALGRR; from the coding sequence GTGTTCCGTACGTATCTGCTTCCGGTCCAGGCGGCGGTCGCCCTGTTCCCCGCGATCGCTCTGCTGATCATGGTGCCCGCCGCCGTCCACGGCTATCGCCGGCGCGGCCGGGCGGGCGGCTGGCCGGTCCTGGTCTTCTACAGTTTCGTGTTCTACCTGCTGGCGGCGTTGTCCCAGACCGTCATGCCACTACCGGCCAGGACCGCGGCCCACTGTTCCACCGCTCGCTACGCGGAGAGCCCGCAACTGCAACTCCTCGATTTCCACACGCGGATCGCCACCGCGTCGGGTGGAGACTGGTCGGCCGGCACTCTCGCCGGGCTCGCCGTCACCTGGACCACCCTCCTGAACCTGGCGTTGCTCTTCCCTCTCGGCGTCTACCTGCGCTACTACCTCCGCCGGGGTTTGCCGACCTCCATCGCCCTGGCCTTCGCCACCACGCTGTTCTTCGAGACGACCCAGTACACCGGACTGTGGTTCGTGTACGCCTGTCCCTACCGACAGTTCAACGTGGACGACCTGGCCCTCAACACCTCCGGGGCGGTACTCGGTTGGTTCGTGGCAGGGCCGCTGGCCCGGGTGCTCCCCGCCAACGACCCAGACCGCGAGCGCGTCCGGCACGGCGACCGCGTGACCCTCACCCGACGACTCTCGGCGGTCGTCACCGACCTGGCCGGCTGGTTGATCTCCTGGGTCGTCGTCACGGGACTTCTCGCGGTCGCCACCGACGCGGCCACCGGTCGCCGACACGCGTTCGCCGTGGGCAGCGCTCTCGGGTTGGTCTGGTTCTGGCTGGTGCCGGCGGTTCTCGCGGCGTCCCCCGGCCAACGGGCCGTCCTGTTGCGCGTGGTCCGGCCCGACGGCCGGCCCGCCGGGTTCGCGCGCGCCACGGTCCGCGCCTGGGTCGCGTACGCCCCACTCGCGTCGATCTGGCTCTGCGCCGCGCAATACACACGTGACGCCCTGCTGCCCGCGCCGGTGGCCGGGTCGCTTCCCTACGTCACCGCCGCGGCCGTCGTCGTGTTCTGGGGCCCGCCGCTCGCGAACGCGTCGATCGGGCGCGGGAAGCCGGCGCCGCACGAACGGTGGTCGGGTACCGCGACGGTCGCCGTTCTTCCCCCGCTCCCCCAGGCAGGCCGCGGCGATCCGCCACGCGTCGCCGGCCGTGACCGCCCGGTCGCGGCCGGGCCGTCGCAAAGCGACACCGCGGCGGGTTCCGGAGACCTACCGACCCCCGACGGGCCCGCGCGGAGCGCCGGTGGGCGTCCGCGGGGCGGGGAGAGCGACCGCGACGCGGAGACGCCGCCGGGGCCGGAGGCGGGGGCCTTGGGGCGGCGATGA
- a CDS encoding sugar porter family MFS transporter, translating into MHNTRQSGSGDSGYPRLRLTLISAGAALGGFLFGYDSAVINGAISGIQEHFAVGAAETGITVSSALLGAAAGSVLAGWGADRVGRLKVMRLSALLFAVSGVGSAIPLSIEVLTGWRVVGGLAIGLASAVAPGYIAEVAPPALRGRLTTFQQLAIVLGIAASQLANYVIASAAGGSPEGQLGTAQAWQWMLGVEAVPAVIYGLVTFVLPESPRYLIAAGREKEARTVLRRIEGPGVDAPARVAEIRQVMLTERKPRLRDLRGGALGLMPVVWVGMGASFLQQFFGINVVFYYSSLLWQSVGIDQTDSLLISLSTSVINILGTLIAMALVDRVGRKPLAIAGSVGMAITLSLLVWAFSYLGESGAELPTVPAVTALVAVHLFVLCFAFSWGVVVWVLLSEMFPNRIRAIALSVGVAAQWIANWIVTVTFPVLSEWNLSATYAMYAVFAVVSIPFVIFLVREAKGKSLESMG; encoded by the coding sequence GTGCACAACACTCGGCAATCGGGTTCGGGCGACAGCGGTTACCCGAGACTCCGGCTCACGCTCATCTCGGCCGGCGCGGCGCTCGGCGGCTTCCTCTTCGGATACGACAGCGCCGTCATCAACGGCGCGATCAGCGGCATCCAGGAACACTTCGCCGTCGGCGCCGCCGAGACCGGGATCACCGTCTCCTCCGCACTGCTCGGCGCGGCGGCCGGCTCGGTGCTGGCCGGCTGGGGAGCGGACAGAGTGGGGCGGCTGAAGGTCATGCGGCTCTCGGCCCTGCTCTTCGCGGTGAGCGGCGTGGGCTCGGCGATCCCGCTGAGCATCGAGGTGCTCACCGGTTGGCGGGTCGTCGGCGGCCTCGCCATCGGACTCGCCTCCGCCGTCGCCCCCGGCTACATCGCGGAGGTCGCGCCTCCAGCCCTGCGCGGCAGATTGACGACCTTTCAACAACTGGCCATCGTCCTCGGCATCGCGGCCTCCCAACTGGCCAACTACGTCATCGCCTCCGCGGCCGGAGGATCCCCCGAGGGGCAACTGGGCACAGCCCAGGCGTGGCAGTGGATGCTCGGTGTCGAGGCCGTACCGGCCGTGATCTACGGCCTGGTGACCTTCGTCCTCCCGGAATCGCCCCGCTACCTGATCGCCGCCGGCAGAGAGAAGGAGGCACGGACCGTCCTCAGGCGGATCGAGGGCCCCGGCGTGGACGCGCCCGCCCGTGTCGCGGAGATCCGGCAGGTGATGCTGACCGAGCGCAAGCCCCGTCTCAGGGACCTGCGGGGCGGCGCGCTGGGACTGATGCCCGTCGTCTGGGTGGGGATGGGAGCCTCCTTCCTCCAACAGTTCTTCGGAATCAACGTGGTCTTCTACTACTCGTCCCTGCTCTGGCAATCGGTGGGCATCGACCAGACCGACTCCCTCCTCATCAGTCTGTCCACCTCCGTCATCAACATCCTGGGCACCCTGATCGCGATGGCCCTGGTGGACCGCGTCGGACGCAAACCCCTGGCCATCGCCGGTTCCGTCGGAATGGCGATCACCCTCTCCCTCCTGGTCTGGGCCTTCTCCTACCTCGGTGAGAGCGGGGCCGAACTACCCACCGTCCCCGCGGTGACGGCGCTGGTGGCCGTCCACCTGTTCGTGCTCTGCTTCGCGTTCTCCTGGGGCGTGGTCGTCTGGGTCCTGCTCAGCGAGATGTTCCCCAACCGGATCAGGGCGATCGCCCTCTCCGTCGGCGTGGCCGCGCAGTGGATCGCCAACTGGATCGTCACCGTCACCTTCCCGGTGCTCTCGGAGTGGAATCTCTCCGCCACCTACGCGATGTACGCGGTCTTCGCGGTCGTCTCCATCCCCTTCGTGATCTTCCTGGTCAGAGAGGCGAAGGGCAAGTCACTGGAGTCGATGGGCTGA
- a CDS encoding enoyl-CoA hydratase-related protein: MSTAPRRHIPCRTIRVRRDGRVVTVTLDRPHVLNALSTEVMDEVNHALTGYDRDPEVGCFVLAGGERAFAAGADIAEMAPRTAVEMADDDHFEGWDTFAGLRTPKIAAVAGHALGGGCELALMCDLIVAADTAVFGQPEIRLGVIPGMGGTQRLTRRVGVARAMDMILTGRTMDAAEAERAGLVSRRVPADRLAEETRQMAETIASYSRPAVRAAREAVHRAQEGGLREGLLFERRVFHALFATRDQKEGMRAFLEKRSPTFEGR, from the coding sequence ATGTCGACCGCTCCCCGCCGGCACATCCCCTGTCGAACCATTCGAGTGCGGCGCGACGGTCGTGTGGTGACCGTCACCCTCGATCGCCCGCACGTGCTCAACGCCCTGAGCACGGAAGTGATGGACGAGGTGAACCACGCGCTGACCGGCTACGACCGGGACCCGGAGGTGGGGTGCTTCGTGCTCGCCGGCGGGGAAAGGGCCTTCGCCGCCGGCGCCGACATCGCCGAGATGGCCCCCAGGACCGCCGTGGAGATGGCGGACGACGACCATTTCGAAGGCTGGGACACCTTCGCCGGGTTGCGCACTCCCAAGATCGCCGCTGTCGCCGGTCACGCGCTGGGCGGCGGTTGCGAGCTGGCCCTGATGTGCGATCTGATCGTCGCCGCCGACACCGCCGTCTTCGGACAGCCCGAGATCCGGCTCGGGGTGATCCCGGGTATGGGCGGTACACAGCGGCTGACCCGCCGGGTGGGTGTCGCGCGCGCCATGGACATGATCCTGACAGGCCGCACGATGGACGCCGCCGAGGCCGAGCGGGCCGGACTGGTCTCACGCCGTGTTCCGGCGGACCGACTCGCCGAGGAGACCCGACAGATGGCCGAGACTATCGCCTCCTACAGTCGACCCGCCGTACGCGCCGCTCGGGAGGCGGTCCACCGAGCCCAGGAGGGCGGGCTCCGTGAGGGACTCCTCTTCGAGAGGAGGGTCTTCCACGCGCTCTTCGCCACCCGGGACCAGAAGGAGGGGATGCGCGCCTTCCTGGAGAAGCGGAGCCCGACGTTCGAGGGGCGCTGA
- a CDS encoding amino acid adenylation domain-containing protein, which yields MSSPRNTLPRIAPPPATTCSTSTTRRGATAPSAVLPHDRVHRAFEAWAAARPHAVAAEHGDRTITYGELDHRAQRLADRLAGAGIGVGDLVPVVGRRGIPLLVALIAVLKSGAAYVPLDGRVTPDAQLRHVLAKTRARVVLTTAGCGRAAPLREIATVLDVEGTDVEQSSERGATDASTRSDPTGEDPCYVLFTSGTTGAPNGVVVTHRNVCNLLLREPGGLGMGPGQRVAQILNIAFDMAAWEILGALTRGATLLVRGPDIAETVARAEVVIATPTVLTTVDPDLCPRVRVVAVAGEPCPRALADRWAARADFYNSCGPTETTIVNTMARHTPAAARLTIGRPTPNNTVYVLDGARRPVAPGVVGEIWAGGDGVTAGYLDDPELTGERYLPDPFLGGGRRMFRTRDLGRWTYDGDLEILGRTDDQVKIRGFRVELDSVSAVLESMPTCLRAVTLKLDSRTLVSFVASGGSTPIDPVSAREAVAAALPYYCVPETVHVLPHLPTTPRGKIDKRALRALAQDAAGDPGVPATAAEALR from the coding sequence ATGTCGTCGCCTCGAAACACCCTGCCCCGTATCGCCCCGCCCCCGGCGACCACCTGCTCGACGTCGACGACACGTCGCGGCGCGACCGCTCCGTCGGCCGTCCTTCCCCACGATCGAGTCCATCGGGCGTTCGAGGCCTGGGCGGCGGCTCGTCCTCACGCGGTCGCCGCGGAGCACGGTGACCGCACCATCACCTACGGCGAACTCGACCACCGGGCACAGCGGTTGGCCGACCGCCTGGCCGGCGCCGGCATCGGCGTCGGCGATCTCGTGCCCGTCGTCGGTCGGCGCGGGATTCCCCTGCTGGTGGCGCTGATCGCGGTACTGAAGAGTGGAGCCGCCTATGTGCCCCTGGACGGGCGGGTCACCCCGGACGCGCAACTGCGCCACGTCCTCGCCAAGACCCGGGCCCGTGTCGTGCTCACCACCGCCGGCTGTGGACGTGCGGCGCCCCTGCGCGAGATCGCGACGGTACTCGATGTCGAAGGGACCGATGTCGAACAGTCGAGCGAGAGGGGTGCAACGGACGCCAGCACGCGCTCCGACCCGACCGGAGAGGACCCCTGCTACGTGCTCTTCACCTCCGGCACCACCGGAGCGCCCAACGGAGTGGTCGTCACGCACCGCAACGTCTGCAACCTGTTGCTCCGCGAACCCGGCGGCCTGGGCATGGGGCCGGGGCAGCGGGTCGCCCAGATCCTCAACATCGCCTTCGACATGGCCGCCTGGGAGATCCTCGGCGCACTGACCCGAGGCGCGACTCTCCTCGTCAGAGGACCGGACATCGCCGAGACCGTCGCCCGTGCCGAAGTCGTCATCGCGACGCCGACCGTCCTGACCACCGTCGACCCCGATCTCTGCCCGCGGGTCCGAGTGGTCGCGGTGGCGGGCGAGCCCTGCCCACGTGCACTGGCCGACCGGTGGGCCGCCCGCGCGGACTTCTACAACTCCTGCGGGCCGACCGAGACCACCATCGTCAACACCATGGCGCGCCACACACCCGCCGCCGCTCGACTCACCATCGGCCGCCCGACCCCGAACAACACCGTCTACGTACTCGACGGCGCCCGGCGCCCGGTCGCCCCCGGCGTGGTGGGCGAGATATGGGCGGGAGGGGACGGGGTGACCGCCGGATACCTGGACGACCCGGAGTTGACCGGGGAGCGGTACCTGCCCGACCCGTTCCTCGGCGGAGGGCGCAGGATGTTCCGTACTCGCGACCTGGGCCGGTGGACGTACGACGGCGATCTGGAGATCCTCGGCCGCACCGACGACCAGGTGAAGATCCGCGGCTTCCGGGTCGAACTCGACTCCGTGTCGGCGGTGTTGGAGAGCATGCCCACGTGCCTTCGTGCCGTGACCCTCAAACTTGACTCCCGGACTCTCGTCTCCTTCGTCGCCTCCGGCGGCTCCACGCCGATCGACCCGGTGTCCGCCCGTGAGGCCGTGGCGGCGGCGCTGCCGTACTACTGCGTCCCCGAGACCGTCCACGTCCTGCCCCACCTCCCCACCACCCCGCGTGGCAAGATCGACAAGCGGGCTCTTCGCGCGCTGGCCCAGGATGCCGCGGGCGACCCGGGCGTTCCGGCGACGGCCGCTGAGGCGCTTCGATGA